GTAAATAtttcttgttttttatttttagatttCTTATTAGTTAGGTACTTAAAATGAAACTGCTGATGATTTTTATACAAATATTAATTGATGTTTGATAACCTTTAGAATAGTTCATAATCTTCTATAATAGATCAAAACAGGGAAAAGACATCAAATGCACCGTAAAGTTATTGTGGTTCCGCCCCTGGGCAAAATAATACTTGAAGTAGTTGTATTTACAATACTTGGAACATGAGGCCAGTGGTCTCTCATAAGAATATCAAGTAGTAGTTTCCTATTGAAATAAAATATAGCTCTTGAAAGCATTTCAAActttcaagacaacaaaatatTGAATACAGATAAGTTTAACAACTGTTTAGCGGCAGCGATGAAGGTCTTAACTACCGCTCAAAGCTTCAGCCCAACTCTCTATGTCACTGGCGGAAGGCAGTGAATAACTCTCAGGCCAAACACACACAAGAAGCTAAAGAAGAAAGACACAGGTTTTGGGAGGCAAGTGCCCTTTTCTGATTTATGCAATAAATCTGTCTTTACAAGTATACAAAGAGGAATTGAGTGAATGACTTTGCCCTAATGGCTTACACGTTTTATAGGGGGAAAATCTGCCCTATGCTATACAGTGGGCCTCTAAAAAGGTGGCTGTGCTGAACAGCTTGTTGTCATGGGCCCCGGGCACTCAAGTTGAGTGCTTGCTTTAGTTGGCTGGTCTGCCATGCTTGTCCTGTAAGTGGGCCCATGACAACAAGCTCAGGAGAAGGGTTCCGACCCACAGGATTAGGGAACCGCGATGTAAACCCCTAAGGGTGCAGACTTCGGGTATTCGTCGGTGTTGTATGTCATCGAGGACGATGACGATTTCGAGTGGGTGAGGGTGTTCCGCCCCAGAGTTTGGGGCATGGCATCGCGCAGTCCTGATGGGCTGCATGAGTGTCAGCAGTGCAGGCGGCTAGGCTGACATTGGGCAAGGTAGGCAAGACTGGGCAAAGGGCATGGCAAGAGGCAACAACCTTATAGAGATGTTGCATGACATGACCCATGAGTGCCAAAGATGTTTGACAAGGACTTGGGAGAAGCCCAAGGGCTTGACCATTGAAGGTCGGCCACGTGCGGTGACGAATGTCAGTGCCGTGCGTTCTAGTGCTAAAGATGAAGTCTAGGGATTTCGGGTGAAAGCCTTATTCCTAGAAGGGACTTATATATGCTTACCAAGTTTGGGGTCGTTTGGAGTTGTTctacctaagggcttgacttagccaaggaagCAGTGGCATTGTCGTAATTAGACAAAGCTTCCGAAGGCCATAACTCGTTCCGTGATTGTGGgaatgagatgaaacttcatggaagtgtgaaggaagtcaagaggaGTAATTGAGAACAAACGGcacctcatttggagttcggatGACTGAGAAAGACtcattgtgattctctggcaaaatcATATCTACTAGAGCCAGTtgggtttttttattttaagcatatataaggggggtaTACATGGTGACAGCCTACCAGCCCTCCCCGGGCGTGTCGACAGCAGACCGCCTCAAGTGTGCTGCCTTGAGGGACAACCTCAAGGACCTGCCTTGGCATCTCAAAGGAGTGTCAAAGGTATCCATAGGAGTTTGGGAGCTCTATGGACGGCGTGTGGCCTTGGGCCAGCGTTGGGTGTCATAACGGTGCTGGAGGCTCAATATATGGAACGATTAGGCCCCGCGGGCTAACCACATGATGGAATGATGCCTCCGTACTGAAGGAGCGATCGAGGGACTCTGTCAAGAGCCTCGTGAgctgacttgtgagcttggcaaGGGTTCAACCATGCGAGCAAGGATCCGTTGGCCTAGACATGCAGTCGTGGGGCGACGCTGCATTATGCAAAGGGAATGCGTGCGATGTGGGCTATGATTGGCAATGCCATAAGACAATTGAAAGGATGGCATGAAAGACGCACACGAGCAAGGCCAAGGATCGAACGTTGCCCTGCTTGGGCAAGGCACGAGCGAGGGGCGTAGGCCCGAAGCGAGTGTCAAGCTTAAGGATAGGACTGTGCACGCGATGGCGATGCTCAGGTCCAGGCGAGGGACAAGGATGTCCATAGCCAAACCCAGAGGTGCATATGGATGAGATCCAGCAGAAGGGAAATGCGCCACAAGAGAAAGCTAGTATGTCAGGATGACATCAATCGGGCGGCACAACTGAAGCGAGCCTCCATGGCGAGCTTCGCCTTAGGCATGGGATCGTGCCTAGAAATCCTGGGAAAAGAGAAGGCTGGCCTGCGGTCGCGAAGGATCGCGGGCGCCGCACGGGCGTTTGTGTGCCGCTGAAGCGCAGAAAAAGTTAGGCCCGTGACATTAGCGCATGGTCAGTTTTTAATTACTATTAGGATTCGTCCCATTCGCTATCTACAGGATACAATATAATATAACAATTTCAAAAACTTACTAGACTATAGACATTTGTCAAGAACTGTTTTCTCTCTCTTTATTGGCCTATTCGTGATGAAGCAGCTGTAGGAAGTATTACAATTTTAAAATTACAACCATTTTCAAACTTGGGTAGCTAATAAGTTGTTTGGTTCATACTTCATAGTGTCATTTTGCAAAAATTATAGTCTTACATGGAAGTGAAAATGATCAAAATTTGTTAAGAGTGCTGCAGTCCTATACTTTTGAAGGGCACAAAAATGGACATGTAAATAtttcttgttttttatttttagatttCTTATTAGTTAGGTACTTAAAATGTAACTGCTGATAATTTTTATACAAATATTAATTGATGTTTGATAACCTTTAGAATAGTTCATAATCTTCTATAATAGATCAAAACAGGGAAAGACATCAAATGCACCGTAaaacggtccgtataagttaTATGCACCCTCCAACTTTACCGGCGATGCCCAatacgagtccggaaccaaaatgcccaaaaaacaaatattttgaaccaaaatatcccaacaaaaaaaagttaccaaagtacttttagcgcagtattttactgcgctatagcacttcacggagacggagccgttaagtgctataacgcagtaaaatagtGCGTTATACAAaattttctctcacctatagcgcagtattttactgcgttataggattttgtctctctcctatagcgcagtaaaatactgcactatATCACTCCACTAAAACCcaatcgggttccaccactggtccctccagtggcgaaaaaaaaaattaaaacgccattggaggcgagccaaggtggtccccacttccaaaaaacgtcgttttctattaaatttcgtccggaaagtttagattctcggtatattcaaatCAAGGAGcaaagattctaagttcgaattttgagaaaaagcggcgtacaactcgattaaaataactatacaaaaaatcttcgattaaggttttctactatgaacttttgttattattttgttatatacattatattgcatgcatgtttaacatttaatcgtcgttaatttctaaaaaaaaatgcataaatttcgttattttttttttggtttgatcgGGCTGGGCAGTGGCCTCAGCCattgttccatttttttttttttgtttaatccatatttgttaaatgtttatgaattgttaatttgttaaatgtttatgaattgttaatttgttatatgtttatgagttgttaatttggttaattatttatgaattgttaatgaattattattttgttaattgagtatttgttaaatattctttatgaattgaaagaagttgattggtaatgaattattatgttgttaacactttgtttggatgattattatgtattattttgacatttatcgtattgtgttgtattgtataggaccaaatcagtggttacataaaatagaacctttcgtcgttacataacaataaaattaaagtagcaatcaaagcaaacattttatttaaactaacaacataatataatacaacaggtaacaaccatccaaacaagttgtaaacgattatgaaatgttaatctatataattttaaaagcgtgaatatatatgttaaataaaaaaagattatcttaaaaagaatagttaaagttcttcttttcataaatacataagctaacgaaaaaaatgtaaagtttataggaaaatatgtggtcgacgaatatactcttttagtttaattttatcgtagttgtgttggctatttggtcaactaaaaatatatcacatattcaaaatagagttccaaacaaatattactgctgaatttcgattagttaatataatttatctttcatttcaagaataatgactaatttagtttgtacagactcctctttcatggatccgaatgttcctcCTAGGCCCGATGTTCCCTCGGCGCCCGATGCTCACCCtgggcccgatgatcacccggggtccgctgttcacccggggcccgctgatagatcagtattgtctttgcaagacaatcataggtcagagttattatgggccagtactatagggatatctactaggctccgtccccgtaggctgcagagagcgtggactcttttacgcgagcaccccccacaccctcgtgtgttggagatattgtttcgaggcggcatctaccgttgcgtgtccgttggtcgggtacagcatgattgggcgctcatcacggccatggttgagcggtggaggcctattacacctcggaaaattttccgttggtacgcaagtaaacgaactagtgaggaatggcgtttgatgaccctagttgagattttaaagatgttagagatgagggaagaggattgccaagagaaggcaaaagtatttgataagtatcggaaaagaattacgagcaacgagttagcaaggacttaatgatgtcttggagaagagttataatgtcccttagatcgataatgaagtgttgaacaagtgttaagaaggttccataaggatcggaggtcAAACAAAGTGATAGAATCAGTTCAGtagactgatgggttatacggctcattatacagaccgtataatggaccgtaaaaccatcacagagaAGGCTGCTCGCGGGTGAAGTTTTAcgatcaattatacggaccgtataatggaccgtagaacgGTCACAGCGAAGGGTGCAGGACAGGCTCATTTGACgatcaattttacggaccgtataatggttatacggaccgtaaaacgtaccgtataatggacccgacagatcagtgatgatTTATtaaataagagaccaagttcacaaaatcatttccacatttcatccttctctctaaaaacatctctctacatttattatacaagttttcaaggattataagccatcaataacattaaacaagtgagtcAAGAGTAAGGACCATCAAAGGttatctaaagtcaagaaatacaaatggagaaaaattaggatttttgttacacctcagaaattttccgttggtacgcaaacgaatgaactagtgatgagtaggAGTGTATGATAtcccatgagtaagaaatgacgtttgatggccttaggtgagatttcaaaggtatccgatgtaagacgagaaagttggctaagataaggcaagaaAGGAGGTGAGCAATTCATGCAattggatgtggatgattagaatgagaagtctaagaaatgtgaaaagttgcaggtttgcaactggccagtggtcgtaaagtgcaaatacggaccgtaaaatggtatacggtccgtaaactggcagtcgtataTTGTGTCATGGGTGGCTTTACCGCCATGCCCAATGACCCCTTGGTCGCACCCCATGGCCCCAGTGTCATGGACGACCCCGTGGTCTCGGTCGCACCAAGCGACAAGAATGCCTATTCCAATGTTGCCCCATCGTTTGCTCAGGACCGAGCCCACCAGCCGGCATTGCCCAAAGCGCCCACCAGCAAGCAGCGCCCTCAACGTTCGCCTGCAGTCAGCGCCCAGGTGCCCATGCCAGGCAGCCCGCGCGCAGTGCCCGACCCTCTGCGCCCCAGCGCGCCCGATGCCAGCGCCTGCGCGCGCACGACAGTGCCAGCGCCCCAGCGCCTGCGCACGACAGCCTGCGCCCAAGCGCGCCCGACCGTGCCCGCACCCCGGTGCGCACGGCAGTGCCATGATCCGAAGATGCTGtaatggacctgctctagtttaGGTCACTTTTGATGtaaatatagagtagtttacttcCTGTTCTTGTATTATGATTTTCTAGCTTTCTTATGTCTACTCCTGTAACTTgggttattttttttaaagcattattaggggggataTAGTCGGTGAAATCAAAAGCATTCAAATCTTCTGCAAAGGTGTTCTCTCCCCCTCGAACACCCCAACTCTCTTGTAATCAATTCTCTGTTAATACAAGCAAGCAATTTTCGTTTTCAATTCTCTCATTGCAATTGTTGACGACACGGTTTTCCTACACGGCATTGACAGTCTAGTCTAGCGTGTAGAGGGGACCTCAGGTTGGCGGATAGTGATCACACGGACGTTGGATtacttagccttacgtcgcccttctAAACTTCTAAAgaaggcgccgcgtaacagttggtatcagagcacagtttTGGACTGGCTAGAAAACGAAGGAAAAAGTTTCGACGGATTTTGTCACCAGCCATGGTGAGGACCCAAGGGGAACGTATTACGGACCTCGAAGCAGCTGTCGAGGGACTGAGACAGCTAAATGATACTGTGCCCGCTCTGAGGGCCAGTATGGGTGAAAGGATGGATGACCTGGACCGAAAGACAACGATGGCTAGCAACGACATCGTGCACATGAGTCGTGATTTTGAGGGAACACGACTGATTGTGGAGGAGTTGCGACAAGGAAGGACTGAGGATGCAGCTACCATAGCTGTAATGCAACAAACTATTGATCAGTTGACGGGCCAGCTTAATATCTTCCAAGTGGCCCTAAATGGAGTACTCCGAGGAGGAGGAAATCAGGGTGGGGGCGCTGGGAATCATGTGCCTGCGCCCCAGAAAATCAAGATACCGGAGCCAAAGGCCTACCACGGTGCTCGAAATGCCAAGGAAGTTGAAAATTTCATTTTTGACGTTGAACAATACTTTGAGGCCGTGGGGGAGTTAGAGGAACCAAAGAAGGTAGCAACTGCTACCATGTATTTGCAAGGTGATGCTAAGCTTTGGTGGCGGGTGAAGTTTGAGGCCATCAGGGCCGGGGAAGAAAATCTAACGACATGGGAGGAACTAAAGGCGGCTATCCGCTTGCAATTCTTTCCAGAAAATGTCGAGTACAATGCGCGCAGGAAGCTCAGGGAGCTGCGCCAGACCAAGTCAGTTAGGGATTATGTGCGTGAGTATTCCGCACTCATGCTGAGTATTCGGGACATGAGTGAGAAAGACAAGCTTTTCACGTTCATGGAAGGACTGAAGCCGTATGCCCGCGCAGAGCTGCAAAGGCAACGGGTGGATACAGTGACAAGGGCCATGCAAGCTGCTGAGTGCCTTGTCGACTATCAGGTGGAGCCTCGAAAGGACAAGCCACAACAACCTCCTAGGGGAGGGAATACAAGAGGGGGCCAACACAacaactataacaacaacaacagggGTGGCCCTAGTAGAAGTGGGGGAGACCGAGGGTCTAACCAATCTAGGGCCTCCTCGTCTGGCAGTGTGAGTGTTGCGTCTCCAAACAAAAATCGTGGGAAAGCGCCCTATGTTCCAAAGGGCGGATGTTTTGAGTGCGGTGGACCGCACATGAGGGTTGATTGTCCTCAGGTTAGAAAGTTGAATGCTGCCCAGCAGAGCCAGGCAGAGGAGGAAATCGAAGAAATAGAGGAAATGGAGGAACCCATGGGTGCCTTCACTCAATTTCTCAATGCCATATGTCAAGAAGAGGGCGAGTCTAGTGCCAGCCTTCGCAAGAAGAAAGATCCTACTCCTGCTGCCACAAAGAAGGCCCCAAAAGAGAAACTCCAACGTTATGTTAGTAAAAGCAAAACTTTGATGTTCGTTGATATGCGAGTGAATGGTAAGCCCGTTAGGGCCATGGTGGACACAGGTGCTACCCACAACTATCTAGCTTCCACTGAGGTGGAGTATTTTGGGCTTGTGGTGGAGAAAGGCCGGGGTCGCGTCAAAGCAATCAACTCCCCCGCCATACCAGTTGGGGGAGCGTCAAAGGGAGTGCCGTTCAAGTTGAGTTCTCTAGAGGGAAAGATGAATATGTCCATTGTCATCATGGACGACTTCAAGCTGATACTGGGATTGGAATTCATGCGGGAAAATTATGTCATCCCGTTTCCATTTGCGGATGCACTGTTGGTGTTGGGAATAAATGGGGCCAAGACTTGCCTCATCCCTGCACTACCAGGAAAGATGAAGGACGGAAACATCTCCGCATTTCAACTGAACAAAGGAGTCAAGAGACAAGAGCACACGTTCTTGGCTACCTTGTGTATGAAGGATATGAAGCGTTCTTCTGGGCCTATGCCTATGGTCGTGAAGAAGCTCCTGAAGGAGTTCGAAGACGTGATGCCACAGGAGCTGCCAAAGCGCTTGCCGCCAAGGAGGAATGTGGATCATGAGATCGAGCTGGTGCCGGGCGCGAAGCCTCCTGCTCGTGCACCTTACAGAATGTCACAACCCGAGCTCACCGAGCTTCGGAGGCAATTGACGGAAATGTTGGACGCAGGGATTATAGTGCCATCAAAATCTCCGTATGGTTCACCAGTGTTGTTCCAGAAGAAGCATGATGGTACCTTAAGGCTCTGTGTTGATTATCGAGCCCTAAACAAGATCACGGTGAAGAACAAGTACCCTATCCCGCTGATGGCGGACCTATTTGACAGGTTGGGTGGTGCCACGGTATTTACAAAAATTGATCTTAAGACAGGGTATTGGCAAGTGAGGATTGCCGAGGGTGATGAACAGAAAACGACCTGCATGACACGATATGGGTCGTTTGACTTCTTGGTCATGCCGTTTGGCTTGACAAATGCTCCTGCCACGTTTTGCACCTTGATGAACCAGGTATTCCGCGAATATATCGACGAATTTGTGGTGGTCTACCTGGATGACATTGTAATCTATAGCAAAACATTGGCGGAACATCTTGGGCACCTGCGGAAGGTGTTGACTCGGCTAAGGGAGCACGAATTATATGTGAAGCTGTCCAAGTGCTCCTTTGCCCAGAAACAGATTGACTTCCTTGGTCACGTCATTGAAGAGGGGCGGATCAAGATGGACCAGCAGAAAATTCGGGCGATTGCGGACTGGCCGCCGCCCAAGGATATTCATGGCTTGAGGTCATTCCTTGGTTTGTGCAATTTCTATCGCCGGTTCGTGAAAGGTTATTCGCTCATTGCTGTGCCGTTGACAGAACTTTTGAAGAAGGTCACGCCGTGGGATTGGTCTCCCAGGCGTCAGGAGGCCTTTGATTTGCTGAAAAGGGCTATGTCTAGCAGCCCAGTCCTGGCCCTTCCTGATATGGCCAGGCCTTTTGAAGTACAGACTGATGCCTCAGACTTCGCCTTGGGTGGGGTGCTGTTGCAAGATGGGCACCCGGTTGCTTATGAGAGCCGGAAACTGAAGGATGCAGAGCGTCGCTATGCTGCCCATGAGAAAGAGCTATTGGCTGTCGTCCATTGTCTACGcctttggaggcactacttgttgGGGACCCCGTTCGTTGTGAAAACGGACAACACGGCTGTCAGTCATTTCATGACCCAGCCAAAGCTGAACGGGCGACAGGCCAGATGGCAGGAACTTCTCGCAGAGTTCAACTTTAACTTGGAATACAAAAGCGGGAAGACTAACCAGGTTGCTGATGCGCTGAGTCGAAGGGCTGACTTAGCGTCGGTGTGTTTACTCGCCGCCCTTAGGGGAAGCGAAGTTTCCACACCCATAAAAGATCTGATAAGGGAGTGGCTCCCCAAGGACCCTGCTGCTCAACATTTGATTAGCCTCACAGAGCAGGGAAAAACTCGCCAGTTTTATATGGAAAATGGGTTTCTCAGAGTCAAAGGGAACCGTCTTTATGTACCTAAGGGAGGTGACTTGCGGAGGACCCTTCTGAAGGAATGCCACGATACTCTTTGGGCAGGCCATCCGGGAGAGGAAAGGACCATGGCGCTGCTGCGCCGTGCATATTATTGGCCCCAGATGGCCGATGACGTCGCTCAGTATGTGAGGACTTGCTTAGTATGTCAGAAAGACAAGTCCGATCGCTTGACCCAGGCGGGTCTGCTGCAGCCTCTAGCTGTCCCAACAAGGCCTTGGGAAAGTGTCTCGCTAGATTTCATCACTGGCTTGCCCAAGGTCGGAGATCTGACCACCATTTTGGTTGTGGTGGATCGGTTTTCCAAATATGCTACTTTCATTGCGGCCCCTAAATATGTTTCAGCAGAAGAGACGGCTCGACTCTTCTTTGCCCACATTGTTAAATATTGGGGTCTGCCCAGGGATATTGTTAGTGATCGCGATTCTCGCTTCACTAGCAACTTTTGGACCCAGCTCTTCAAGTGCATGGGTTCCAAGTTGAGCCACAGTTCGAGTTTTCATCCCCAATCTGACGGCCAGACGGAACGGTTCAATGGCATGCTGGAGGACTATCTTCGGCACTTTGTGACTGGTTCTCAGAGGAATTGGGTGAAGCTCTTGGATGCTGCTCAGTTGTGTTTCAACGCCCAAAAGAGCTCGAGTACCAACAAGAGCGCTTTTGAAATTGTTACTGGGCAGCAACCACTCCTCCCACATACCGTTGATGCCCCAAATGTGTCTAAATCTCCTAGAGCTGCTAGCTTCTCTAAGGAATGGAAGCAGAACCTAGAGATAGTGCGGAGCTACCTTGAGAAGGCCCAGAAGCGGATGAAGAAACATGCTGATCAAAATCGCCGTTTCGTGGAGTATCAAGTTGGTGACAAAGTGATGGTGAAAATCCCAAAGCGGTACCTATTTGCGGGGACTAACGACCCTCGCCTGTTGCAAAAATATATTGGACCTTTGTCCATTGTGAAACGCATTGGGGAAGTGGCTTACCGTATTGATGTCCCAGCTTGGTGGAagatccatccagttttccatgttagCCTATTGAAACCTTTTCAGGAAGACAAGGAGGATCCCTCAAGGAGCCAGCTCACAATACCCGGTATTCGAGCAAACAACTCATCTGGCAAAAGAACAGTAGAAGCCATACTTGATGATCGGGTGATTCATGCATCACGGAAAGACCACCAAGAGTTCTTGGTAAAATGGAGAGGATGTGATGCTGAGGAGAACACATGGGAAAGGGTGAAAGACTTGAAGGCCTTCCAGGATCTGATTGATGATTATCTTGCAAAGAAGGCTCCGAGGACGTCGCCAAATCAGGTGGGGGAGAATGTCATGGGTGGATTTACCGCCATGCCCAATGACCCCTTGGTCGCACCCCATGGCCCCAGTGTCATGGACGACCCCGTGGTCTCGGTCGCACCAAGCGACAAGAATGCCTATTCCAATGTCGCCCCATCGTTTGCTCAGGACCGAG
The sequence above is a segment of the Lycium barbarum isolate Lr01 chromosome 6, ASM1917538v2, whole genome shotgun sequence genome. Coding sequences within it:
- the LOC132644174 gene encoding uncharacterized protein LOC132644174; translated protein: MVRTQGERITDLEAAVEGLRQLNDTVPALRASMGERMDDLDRKTTMASNDIVHMSRDFEGTRLIVEELRQGRTEDAATIAVMQQTIDQLTGQLNIFQVALNGVLRGGGNQGGGAGNHVPAPQKIKIPEPKAYHGARNAKEVENFIFDVEQYFEAVGELEEPKKVATATMYLQGDAKLWWRVKFEAIRAGEENLTTWEELKAAIRLQFFPENVEYNARRKLRELRQTKSVRDYVREYSALMLSIRDMSEKDKLFTFMEGLKPYARAELQRQRVDTVTRAMQAAECLVDYQVEPRKDKPQQPPRGGNTRGGQHNNYNNNNRGGPSRSGGDRGSNQSRASSSGSVSVASPNKNRGKAPYVPKGGCFECGGPHMRVDCPQVRKLNAAQQSQAEEEIEEIEEMEEPMGAFTQFLNAICQEEGESSASLRKKKDPTPAATKKAPKEKLQRYVSKSKTLMFVDMRVNGKPVRAMVDTGATHNYLASTEVEYFGLVVEKGRGRVKAINSPAIPVGGASKGVPFKLSSLEGKMNMSIVIMDDFKLILGLEFMRENYVIPFPFADALLVLGINGAKTCLIPALPGKMKDGNISAFQLNKGVKRQEHTFLATLCMKDMKRSSGPMPMVVKKLLKEFEDVMPQELPKRLPPRRNVDHEIELVPGAKPPARAPYRMSQPELTELRRQLTEMLDAGIIVPSKSPYGSPVLFQKKHDGTLRLCVDYRALNKITVKNKYPIPLMADLFDRLGGATVFTKIDLKTGYWQVRIAEGDEQKTTCMTRYGSFDFLVMPFGLTNAPATFCTLMNQVFREYIDEFVVVYLDDIVIYSKTLAEHLGHLRKVLTRLREHELYVKLSKCSFAQKQIDFLGHVIEEGRIKMDQQKIRAIADWPPPKDIHGLRSFLGLCNFYRRFVKGYSLIAVPLTELLKKVTPWDWSPRRQEAFDLLKRAMSSSPVLALPDMARPFEVQTDASDFALGGVLLQDGHPVAYESRKLKDAERRYAAHEKELLAVVHCLRLWRHYLLGTPFVVKTDNTAVSHFMTQPKLNGRQARWQELLAEFNFNLEYKSGKTNQVADALSRRADLASVCLLAALRGSEVSTPIKDLIREWLPKDPAAQHLISLTEQGKTRQFYMENGFLRVKGNRLYVPKGGDLRRTLLKECHDTLWAGHPGEERTMALLRRAYYWPQMADDVAQYVRTCLVCQKDKSDRLTQAGLLQPLAVPTRPWESVSLDFITGLPKVGDLTTILVVVDRFSKYATFIAAPKYVSAEETARLFFAHIVKYWGLPRDIVSDRDSRFTSNFWTQLFKCMGSKLSHSSSFHPQSDGQTERFNGMLEDYLRHFVTGSQRNWVKLLDAAQLCFNAQKSSSTNKSAFEIVTGQQPLLPHTVDAPNVSKSPRAASFSKEWKQNLEIVRSYLEKAQKRMKKHADQNRRFVEYQVGDKVMVKIPKRYLFAGTNDPRLLQKYIGPLSIVKRIGEVAYRIDVPAWWKIHPVFHVSLLKPFQEDKEDPSRSQLTIPGIRANNSSGKRTVEAILDDRVIHASRKDHQEFLVKWRGCDAEENTWERVKDLKAFQDLIDDYLAKKAPRTSPNQVGENVMGGFTAMPNDPLVAPHGPSVMDDPVVSVAPSDKNAYSNVAPSFAQDRAHQPALPKAPTSKQRPQRSPAVSAQCSGPNSEYDKLCTNRSSTSRSLGSINRRAEGYDQKSFYLLQKRDCHRRQVSPSRKASQTGSRAQLSTVFEFVDKVLIPRSGRDDSVTSEHMILGHFNVLTSPSTLRTKKNVISMATLEDCACAPKGAGSTIYVLTKALKATHAKIKQMKDENALLRDQLKNKVEDLRKQMPQDQGAYIEKIDNFLQALDHP